A region of Nostoc sp. 'Peltigera membranacea cyanobiont' N6 DNA encodes the following proteins:
- a CDS encoding RrF2 family transcriptional regulator encodes MVISNKSEYALLALLELAACYPNGEALQIREIAVLQDIPNRYLEQLLATLRRGGLIKSIRGAKGGYVLARDPGKITVLDAFSCMEGSDIVVSDGEPTPNTVEGELIQEVWQEARQAANSVLEKYTLQDLCERRSIRKQKELMYYI; translated from the coding sequence GTGGTAATCTCTAACAAATCAGAATACGCGCTTCTAGCCCTGTTAGAGTTAGCAGCCTGCTACCCTAACGGTGAAGCCCTACAAATTCGAGAAATAGCGGTCTTACAAGACATACCAAACCGCTATTTGGAACAACTCCTGGCAACATTAAGGCGTGGAGGCTTAATTAAGAGTATACGCGGAGCCAAAGGTGGCTATGTTCTGGCACGAGATCCTGGAAAAATTACAGTGTTGGATGCTTTTAGCTGCATGGAAGGGTCAGATATTGTTGTATCTGATGGTGAGCCGACTCCCAACACGGTAGAAGGTGAGCTAATTCAGGAAGTCTGGCAGGAAGCACGTCAGGCTGCTAACTCCGTTTTGGAAAAATATACACTCCAAGACCTTTGCGAACGAAGATCGATCCGAAAGCAGAAAGAACTCATGTATTACATTTAG